From one Bacteroidota bacterium genomic stretch:
- a CDS encoding PIG-L family deacetylase, with translation MKSSILILITVLIYSCRSEKPDYNAIKNLPTTTLPEWNITANNPQKVLLIFPHPDDEIICAGTVAKMMNMGWEVSLLTLTQGESTQGKKIRKAEWMCTHTILPYHYMYIHDFYNNPWDSLLNNQLQFWDDHQDTILSVIRSAIDSLKPDILITYDDEIGGYGHQEHEITAQLVHDLFEREKQNPAFAPQLLYQFTLPDAWEQFVISKVASYQPALERQHSAGLPEPTVAVDIIDQWPAKAAAAACYKSQKDILNKFYLLPPNTDRTRFYATFNKEYFILFQR, from the coding sequence TTGTCGCTCTGAAAAACCGGATTACAACGCTATTAAAAATCTGCCCACCACTACCCTTCCGGAATGGAATATTACAGCCAATAATCCGCAAAAAGTATTACTCATATTTCCACATCCCGATGATGAAATAATTTGTGCCGGAACAGTTGCTAAAATGATGAACATGGGTTGGGAAGTTAGTTTGCTTACCCTTACACAAGGTGAATCGACCCAGGGTAAAAAAATACGTAAAGCAGAATGGATGTGTACACATACAATTTTGCCCTATCATTACATGTATATACATGATTTCTATAATAACCCGTGGGATAGCCTCCTCAACAATCAGTTGCAGTTTTGGGATGATCATCAGGACACCATATTATCGGTAATACGCAGTGCCATTGATTCGCTAAAGCCTGATATTTTAATCACTTATGATGATGAAATAGGTGGCTATGGGCATCAGGAGCATGAAATAACTGCCCAGTTGGTGCACGACTTATTCGAACGAGAAAAACAGAATCCCGCTTTTGCACCGCAATTACTGTATCAATTTACACTGCCGGATGCCTGGGAACAATTTGTTATTAGCAAGGTGGCTTCTTACCAACCGGCACTGGAACGCCAGCACTCCGCAGGTTTACCCGAACCTACTGTTGCTGTGGATATTATTGACCAATGGCCGGCGAAAGCAGCGGCTGCTGCCTGTTATAAATCGCAGAAAGATATTCTTAACAAATTTTATTTATTACCTCCAAATACAGACAGGACAAGGTTTTACGCAACTTTCAACAAGGAATATTTTATACTTTTCCAACGTTGA
- a CDS encoding MFS transporter gives MQTEKLPLRGQLIYASGTLGWSVVVNLLAGIIIYFYQPVGDDQLNNLIPKITILGFINALTLVVLSARLIDALIDPLIAHLSDKSGHKRGRRIPFMAFALLPVLVTGFLLWMPLTRTESMGNIWWLAGIQILFNVAISFYVIPYNALLPEFGYNSEVKLRISTFQSIAYTIGLVIASASNALLNFYQDVFHMEDKFRAYQVAIWTIFVIGWVFLLIPVFLKEKKYIIPNPVTTSIKDNFKTVLGNKNVLLYLIADFTYFISLTIIGTGALYYVKALLHLEEKHGTGMVATTVGLAMIWSPIVYFLAKRFSKKIMILSSLFMLSLVFSCVRYLGNFGMGNVYEAYLFAAILSIPFSVLGILPPVILAELTQADAHETKENREATFFAIRSLFIQFGQTMGIVIFTILIGLDETKGLGKYLAGVFKNVPFEELGIRLSGVFGFALCLLAAIIFSFFNEKKLKKSIDAMEEEQLSVKETPAE, from the coding sequence ATGCAAACAGAGAAATTACCCTTAAGGGGTCAACTTATATATGCTTCAGGAACGCTTGGTTGGAGCGTGGTAGTAAACCTCCTCGCTGGTATCATCATATATTTTTACCAACCGGTAGGTGATGACCAACTGAATAACCTTATTCCTAAAATAACCATTTTAGGCTTCATCAATGCACTAACACTGGTGGTTTTAAGTGCACGTTTAATTGATGCTTTAATTGACCCGTTAATTGCGCATTTAAGTGATAAAAGCGGACATAAACGTGGCCGAAGAATTCCATTTATGGCCTTCGCCTTATTACCCGTTTTAGTCACCGGTTTTTTATTATGGATGCCACTTACCCGAACTGAAAGTATGGGTAATATCTGGTGGCTAGCCGGAATTCAAATTTTATTTAATGTCGCTATTTCCTTTTATGTTATTCCGTATAACGCATTACTTCCTGAATTTGGATACAATAGTGAAGTAAAACTGCGCATTTCTACCTTTCAATCTATTGCATATACCATCGGTTTGGTTATTGCAAGTGCTTCAAATGCCTTACTCAACTTTTATCAGGATGTATTCCATATGGAAGATAAGTTCAGAGCTTATCAAGTTGCGATTTGGACCATTTTTGTAATCGGTTGGGTATTTTTATTAATTCCTGTTTTTCTGAAAGAAAAAAAATATATCATTCCAAATCCTGTAACTACCAGTATTAAAGATAATTTTAAAACGGTTTTAGGAAATAAAAATGTGTTGTTGTATTTAATTGCCGATTTCACTTATTTTATTTCATTAACCATTATCGGAACCGGTGCGTTATATTACGTGAAAGCCTTGCTACATCTGGAAGAGAAGCATGGCACCGGAATGGTTGCCACCACTGTAGGATTGGCAATGATATGGTCGCCAATTGTATATTTTCTTGCTAAACGTTTTTCTAAAAAAATAATGATTCTATCTTCATTATTTATGTTGTCACTGGTGTTTTCCTGTGTTCGGTATTTAGGTAATTTTGGTATGGGAAATGTATATGAAGCTTATTTATTTGCCGCAATATTATCTATTCCGTTTTCTGTTTTAGGCATTTTACCACCGGTAATTTTAGCTGAGCTCACACAGGCCGATGCGCATGAAACAAAAGAAAACCGAGAAGCAACCTTTTTTGCCATTCGCAGTTTGTTTATTCAGTTCGGGCAAACAATGGGGATAGTAATTTTTACAATTTTAATTGGGTTAGATGAAACCAAAGGATTAGGCAAATATCTTGCGGGTGTATTTAAAAATGTTCCTTTCGAGGAACTGGGCATTCGCTTATCGGGTGTATTTGGATTTGCCTTATGTTTGCTCGCTGCAATTATTTTCTCCTTCTTCAATGAGAAGAAATTGAAAAAAAGTATTGATGCTATGGAAGAAGAGCAATTGTCTGTTAAAGAAACCCCTGCTG